A genomic region of Phragmites australis chromosome 2, lpPhrAust1.1, whole genome shotgun sequence contains the following coding sequences:
- the LOC133908833 gene encoding BTB/POZ domain and ankyrin repeat-containing protein NPR2-like encodes MEPSSSTTFASSSSYLSNGSSPCSVALPPPGAPEAAPLAAGEGWGGGGAAGGIGSSVEAVSLNRLSDNLARLLIDSDLDCSDADVDVPDGGQPVPVHRCILAARSAFFYKLFAGRGRGGAARDDPAAGAGGAGEEAASGRPRYKMEEIVPGGRVGREAFQAFLGYLYTGKLLPAPLDVVSCADPVCPHDSCPPAIRFAVELMYAAWTFKIPELISLFQRRLLNFVDKTLVEDVVPILQVASHSELTQVLDKCIQRIARSDLDDVSLDKELPPEVADEIKKIRRKCQTADGDVFISDPVHEKRIRRIHRALDSDDVELVKLLLNESEITLDDANALHYAASYCDSKVVSELLDLGLANLNLTNSCGYTALHLAAMRREPAIIMVLLNKGAAVSQPTADGRSAISICRRLTRLKDYNTKMKQGQESNKDRLCIDILEREMMRNPMAVEDAVTSPLLADDLHMKLLYLENRVAFARLFFPAEAKVAMQIAQADTTEEFGGITAASTSSKLREVDLNETPVTQNKRLRSRVDALMKTVELGRRYFPNCSQVLDKFLEDDLPDGLDTFFLRQGTPDEQKVKRMRFCELKEDVRKAFSKDKADNSMFSGLSSSCSRPLKVAKK; translated from the exons ATGGAGCCCTCGTCATCCACCACGTTCGCGTCCTCGTCGTCGTACCTCTCGAATGGGTCCAGCCCCTGCTCCGTCGCGCTTCCGCCGCCCGGGGCGCCCGAGGCCGCGCCGTTGGCCGCCGGGGAGGGTTGGGGTGGTGGAGGCGCCGCGGGAGGGATTGGCAGCAGCGTGGAGGCGGTGAGCCTGAACCGGCTCAGTGACAACCTCGCGCGGCTGCTCATTGACTCGGACCTCGACTGCAGCGACGCCGACGTCGACGTGCCTGACGGCGGGCAGCCCGTTCCCGTCCACCGCTGCATACTCGCCGCGCGCAGCGCCTTCTTCTACAAGCTCTTCGCCGGGCGCGGCCGCGGTGGCGCCGCGCGCGATGATCctgccgccggcgccggagggGCTGGAGAGGAAGCTGCCAGTGGGAGGCCGCGGTACAAGATGGAGGAGATCGTCCCCGGGGGCCGCGTGGGGCGGGAGGCCTTTCAGGCGTTCCTAGGGTACCTGTACACGGGCAAGCTCCTGCCGGCGCCACTAGACGTGGTGTCCTGTGCCGACCCCGTGTGCCCACACGACTCGTGCCCGCCGGCCATCAGGTTCGCCGTCGAGCTCATGTACGCGGCGTGGACCTTCAAGATCCCCGAGCTCATCTCGCTCTTCCAG CGGCGGCTTCTTAACTTCGTTGACAAGACTCTAGTGGAAGATGTCGTTCCTATTTTGCAAGTTGCTTCCCACTCGGAGCTGACTCAAGTGCTTGACAAATGTATTCAGAGGATTGCGAGATCAGATCTTGATGATGTATCTTTGGATAAGGAGCTGCCTCCAGAAGTTGCCGATGAGATAAAAAAGATTCGCAGAAAGTGCCAAACAGCTGATGGTGATGTGTTCATTTCGGACCCTGTGCATGAGAAAAGAATCAGAAGAATCCACAGAGCACTGGATTCTGATGATGTTGAGCTTGTGAAGTTGCTTCTTAATGAGTCTGAGATCACATTAGATGATGCCAATGCCTTGCACTATGCTGCTTCTTACTGTGATTCTAAAGTTGTCTCGGAGCTGTTAGATCTGGGATTGGCTAACTTGAATTTGACGAATAGCTGTGGATACACAGCACTCCACTTGGCTGCTATGAGGAGAGAACCAGCTATCATTATGGTTCTCCTAAACAAAGGGGCAGCTGTGTCACAACCGACAGCTGATGGCCGGAGTGCAATTAGTATTTGTCGGAGGTTAACAAGACTAAAAGACTACAATACAAAGATGAAGCAGGGTCAAGAGTCAAATAAAGACAGGTTGTGTATAGATATTCTAGAGAGGGAGATGATGCGGAATCCTATGGCAGTGGAAGATGCTGTCACCTCACCTTTATTGGCCGATGATCTTCACATGAAGCTTCTCTACCTGGAAAACAGAG TTGCATTTGCTAGATTATTCTTTCCTGCTGAAGCCAAGGTTGCCATGCAAATCGCACAAGCAGACACCACAGAAGAATTTGGCGGTATTACTGCAGCATCTACTTCCAGTAAACTGAGGGAAGTCGATCTAAATGAGACACCAGtaacacaaaacaaaagacTCCGTTCAAGGGTGGATGCGCTGATGAAAACAG TGGAGCTGGGCCGTCGGTACTTCCCGAACTGCTCCCAGGTACTCGACAAATTCCTGGAGGATGACCTGCCCGACGGCCTCGACACGTTCTTCCTCCGGCAGGGCACTCCCGACGAGCAGAAGGTGAAGAGGATGCGCTTCTGCGAGCTCAAGGAGGACGTGCGGAAGGCGTTCAGCAAGGACAAGGCTGATAACAGCATGTTCTCGGGCCTGTCCTCGTCTTGCTCGCGGCCCCTGAAGGTCGCGAAGAAGTGA
- the LOC133908834 gene encoding uncharacterized protein LOC133908834 isoform X2: MMDLSTASVMATKAYKYKAESLVKEYLLADSYVSYTAVLGGILMCKMAYDITHLISSFYYKGYGSLTKIQKLEWNNRGMSTVHAIFITVMSVYLAFFSNLFSDQLDGPVTFRSSNLSNFTLGVSVGYFITDLAMIFWVYPSLGGMEYVLHHMLSLISIVYAMYSGEGQLYTYMVLISETTTPGINLRWFLDTAGMKRSKAYLVNGVTMFVAWLEGGRFTRCFPALLWYSRWHGKSCSSTCFTTSTSTMIRSCSCKPSAAF; encoded by the exons ATGATGGATCTGTCCACAGCATCAGTAATGGCAACTAAGGCCTACAAGTACAAAGCAGAATCACTTGTTAAGGAGTACCTTCTTGCAGATTCTTATGTTTCATACACTGCTGTACTTGGTGGGATCCTGATGTGCAAGATG GCCTATGACATCACACACTTAATCAGCTCATTCTACTACAAGGGTTATGGTTCACTCACAAAAATCCAAAAGCTTGAGTGGAACAACAG GGGCATGTCCACTGTCCATGCAATATTCATCACAGTCATGTCAGTGTACCTGGCATTCTTCTCCAACCTATTCTCTGATCAGCTGGATGGACCAGTAACCTTTCGGAGTTCAAACCTGTCCAATTTCACTCTGGGG GTTTCTGTTGGGTACTTCATCACTGACCTTGCTATGATATTCTGGGTTTATCCTTCCCTTGGTGGAATGGAGTAT GTTCTTCACCATATGCTGTCGCTTATTTCTATAGTCTATGCTATGTATTCTGGGGAAGGACAGTTGTACACATACATGGTTCTCATCTCTGAAACAACTACACCTGGAATCAATCTCCGATG GTTTCTTGATACTGCTGGTATGAAAAGATCCAAAGCCTATCTTGTCAATGGTGTTACAATGTTTGTTGCATGGCTG GAGGGAGGGAGATTCACTAGATGTTTCCCAGCTCTCTTGTGGTACAGTAG ATGGCACGGAAAATCTTGTTCGTCTACTTGTTTTACCACATCTACTTCCACTATGATCAG GTCATGCAGCTGCAAACCTTCAGCTGCATTCTGA
- the LOC133908834 gene encoding uncharacterized protein LOC133908834 isoform X1, whose product MMDLSTASVMATKAYKYKAESLVKEYLLADSYVSYTAVLGGILMCKMAYDITHLISSFYYKGYGSLTKIQKLEWNNRGMSTVHAIFITVMSVYLAFFSNLFSDQLDGPVTFRSSNLSNFTLGVSVGYFITDLAMIFWVYPSLGGMEYVLHHMLSLISIVYAMYSGEGQLYTYMVLISETTTPGINLRWFLDTAGMKRSKAYLVNGVTMFVAWLMARKILFVYLFYHIYFHYDQVMQLQTFSCILIFAVPTILLIMNTMWFAKIVRGLKKTLAKRQ is encoded by the exons ATGATGGATCTGTCCACAGCATCAGTAATGGCAACTAAGGCCTACAAGTACAAAGCAGAATCACTTGTTAAGGAGTACCTTCTTGCAGATTCTTATGTTTCATACACTGCTGTACTTGGTGGGATCCTGATGTGCAAGATG GCCTATGACATCACACACTTAATCAGCTCATTCTACTACAAGGGTTATGGTTCACTCACAAAAATCCAAAAGCTTGAGTGGAACAACAG GGGCATGTCCACTGTCCATGCAATATTCATCACAGTCATGTCAGTGTACCTGGCATTCTTCTCCAACCTATTCTCTGATCAGCTGGATGGACCAGTAACCTTTCGGAGTTCAAACCTGTCCAATTTCACTCTGGGG GTTTCTGTTGGGTACTTCATCACTGACCTTGCTATGATATTCTGGGTTTATCCTTCCCTTGGTGGAATGGAGTAT GTTCTTCACCATATGCTGTCGCTTATTTCTATAGTCTATGCTATGTATTCTGGGGAAGGACAGTTGTACACATACATGGTTCTCATCTCTGAAACAACTACACCTGGAATCAATCTCCGATG GTTTCTTGATACTGCTGGTATGAAAAGATCCAAAGCCTATCTTGTCAATGGTGTTACAATGTTTGTTGCATGGCTG ATGGCACGGAAAATCTTGTTCGTCTACTTGTTTTACCACATCTACTTCCACTATGATCAG GTCATGCAGCTGCAAACCTTCAGCTGCATTCTGATATTTGCTGTGCCCACAATACTACTTATCATGAACACAATGTGGTTTGCCAAGATCGTGAGAGGCCTTAAAAAGACCCTAGCCAAGAGGCAGTGA